The Drosophila subobscura isolate 14011-0131.10 chromosome A, UCBerk_Dsub_1.0, whole genome shotgun sequence genome includes the window AAAGTGACGAATTACTTTtcatcaaatggaaaataatttactttGAAAACACGTATAAAATTTTCACAGCGTCTGAAATTGGTAGTCACTACTAGAATCTAATTTCGCAATATAACTCAGCGCCAGTACACAATAAAAACGCTAACAATTAGCTTACCACACAAGCGAAATGGCGGAAGGCGGCAGTAAACGTATCAACGTGGTTGTAAAAACGCCAAAGGACAAGAAAACTGTTGAGGTTGATGAAGATTCTGGAATAAAAGATGTGAGTAAACGACACGACACCTTGTGACCCAACCGAGCATGTGAATCGGTGGATAGCTATGTACGCTACCCTCACGCCACCGCCATGCCACCACAATTTAACCCAAAGTACAGTGCATTTTTTCAAAGTGACTCGAAACGACGAAAAAAAAGGGTGGCAaagtgcaaatgaaatgtCTTTTTGCTTCCCCTTCGAGTGTTtgcttgtatgtgtgtgtgcgtgtgtgtttgttcgaCAGCGAGTGCGTGTGCATGTAAAGCagctcgagctgctgctctgttatCGCAAGTGTTTGTCCAAGGCCTGTCCCAGACCTTGAGAATCTCCTCGAAGAGATCTTCTGGTAGATCTTCAGCAGCGTCCTAATTCTATATCTCTTGTTCTTTCGTGTTTTTCAGTTCAAGGTTCTCGTTGCACAAAAGTTTGAGGCCGAACCGGAGCAATTGGTGCTGATTTTTGCTGGTAAAATCATGAAGGACACTGACACGCTCAAGATGCACAACATCAAGGACCAGCTGACGGTGCATCTGGTGATAAAGTCGGTGACGCGCAACAACGAAGCACCGGCCCGTGCGCCCGCCGATGTGCGTCAGACGCCCTTCGGCCTGAACCAGTTTGGTGGCTTGGCCGGCATGGAGGCTCTTGGTGCAGGATCAAACACCTTTATGGATCTGCAGGCCCGCATGCAGAACGAGCTGCTCAACAACGGGGACATGCTGCGCTCCCTGATGGACAATCCTTTAGTCCAGCAGATGATGAACAATCCGGACACCATGCGCCAATTGATTACCTCGAATCCGCAGATGCAGGACCTGATGCAGCGCAATCCCGAGATTACGCACATGCTCAACAATCCCGATCTGTTGCGCCAGACCATGGAGCTGGCACGCAACCCATCTATGCTGCAGGAGCTGATGCGCTCGCACGACCGGGCCATGTCCAATCTGGAGTCGGTGCCAGGCGGCTACAGTGCCTTGCAGCGTATCTATCGTGATATCCAGGAGCCCATGATGAATGCCGCCACAGAGTCATTCGGGCGCAATCCCTTTGCTGGGCTCGTCgagggcggcggcggtggcagcggcggcggagtGGCTGGCGTCAATCCCCAGCAGGGTACCGAGAACCGCAATCCACTGCCCAATCCTtggggcggcagcggcggcggaaCAGCCACCGGCAACGGCACCAACTCCTCTACAAATGGTCCCACCGGCCAGGCGAATCGCACTGGGGACCAGCCCCCGAACAACGTACTCAATACGCCGGCCATGCGGAGCCTCCTCCAACAGATGGCTGACAACCCGACCATGATGCAGAACCTACTGAATGCGCCGTACACACGCTCCATGATGGACTCGATGTCGCAGGATCCGGACATGGCGTCGCGCCTCCTAAGCAGCAGTCCCCTGCTCTCAAACAATCCCGCCCTGCAGGAGCAGGTGCGCCAGATGATGCCCCAGTTCATGGCACAGATGCAGAATCCCGAGGTGATGAATATGCTGACCAATCCAGATGCCATGAATGCCATTCTACAGATCCAGCAGGGCATGGAGCAGCTGCGCAGTGCCGCCCCCGGACTGGTCGGCACCATGGGCATtccgccgccaccacccgGCATCAACACAGACCCGGCCAGCGGCGATGGTGGCCTCAACAGCCGCACTGCCCCCACCAACACGAACAACAGCAGCGTACCAAATGCTGGCAACAACAGCGTTAATGCACCAGCTCCCGCTCTCGCACCGGGCGGCGGCCCCAATGCCCAGCTCTTCAACGATTTCATGACGCGCATGCTGAACGGCATGTCCACCAATGCGGACGCCTCGCAGCCACCAGAGGTGCGCTATCAAtcgcagctggagcagctagCGGCCATGGGTTTTGGCAACCGCGAGGCCAACTTGCAGGGTAAGAAGCAATCGAAGCATAAACATTCTTGTAACCATTCTTATAATTCAACCattcctttttgtgtgtttaaacAGCTCTGATTGCCACTTTTGGGGACATTAATGCGGCGGTGGAGCGTCTACTGGCTGTGAATCAGCTGTCTCTGAGTTAACATCGCTAAACCACatcccaacaacaacaaagaaaaacacaacaaaaagaacaacaacaacaaaagcaacctTCAACATTGTATACAACCTGTCTATATATCTACGCACTACAACTATACCTAGACACCTATAGCCAGCCGCCCCGGAGACGGAAACTatgtgagagggagagcaagaaCAGGAGcacgagcgagagagatagagtgtGAGGAATGTATAAAAAGAGCTAGAAGAAGAGCCCAAAGAGGGAGAAGGAAACagggacacacagacacataaacAGACtggaaaacacataaaatccACAATAATActaactacatacatatataagcCACTGGATTAGCTAAATTCGGTTAGCATTTTCATACACTCCACCACCTGACTGGTAGAAATTACCTTCaatccaaacaaacaaacaaaaaagataatTCTGGGCTACGAAGAGTGCGTAACAGGGGGAAGGGTGAACAATATAAGACAGAgatatatacgtatatatagttgtatatatatagagagagagagagacatccCCATACCAAAGTGCCGGAAGTGGGAGGATgcgtagttttttttttgtttcgaaaCACTTAATATTTGGAAgtggacacacaaacacacaaacacacaaaaaacatttcacgtgcattttgtgcacaaaaaacaaaagtggaAAGACCACAGTTAGAATCCGTATGGAGTGGAGAGACGAGCATGTCGCCCATCCACATGATGTATGGTAGTTATACAAACtatatagatatacatatatatattttatttgtccCCACTACACCCCCCCTGCCATACGACCCGGTCCAGCCTGTTGTTCCTTCCTCCTCTCTGTGTACATTTCCTCCCTCACATTTTGGTAGATATATAAGCGTATGTATTGcctgtatacatatataaatatgtatggtTCATATCTATCACACACAATATTCCAATGGTGTTAACAAAAAGAcgtaaaacaaaacaaaaaaaacaacaacaaccaatttgaaattctttagtaaaacaaacaaagcaaacacacgaaaaacaaaaaagtaagaaagaaaaagaaaaaccaaaacgacaacaaaatgtattaatcTTTAATATTATTAGCCAACATATTTCGtttgtaactgtaactgtaactaaCGGACTCTTTCTGTTTGCGTTCGGTCACACTACGGGTGATCGGGTGAGGGTGAGAGTAAGGAAGAGCGAAAGTACGGGAGATTATGTACTGtactggtgtgtgtgtgtgtgtgtgtggcaccaCACATATTTCCTTGGTTTCTCCTCATTTCCACTGCTTTTCGATCACAGCTatattcacttttttttgtttgtttttcccccctttatgtttatatataaaCTATAAAGTCTATTTGTATAATCTGTAAGTACTTTAACTATTACAAAATATCGCCACTCGCCGCCACTCCATCAacagatgagagagagagagcgggccAAAGCGGCTAGTCTACCCGCAGGTTGGGGGAGGGCCTGTCCAGCGCCTGGACAGTGAAGTGACGGCGAGGTTGGTGGTGTTGGCGCAGGGAGGGAGATGATGGTGTGACAAAATGAAAGACGGAGCTATAtacgtttatttgtttaacgAGAAGGATAAATGAAACTAAGTAATATTATGTAAATGGTCACATGTTTTAAAACGATAATAAAGCTGCTTTGGTTTAGATTAGACCAAGAAATGGGAATctctatttgcatttttatcaGCATCAGGACCTAGCCATTGAGGTACAACAACCCCCTACGGATACTATAACCTATAGGAGAGTTCATTGGGCCATCGATTCTTTCACGGCCATAAAAGCGCCTGGACTGGACGGAATATTCCGAGCCATGCTGCAAGTGCCCAAAGCGGCAATCACCCATCCATCCGACAGAAAAACAGAGTTGCCAGCCACCACCGTCGGGAGGCTGGTGCTGCCGGTGATgccgctctcttctctccaaTTCCGAACGttactggagctggagctgcagtggtggtggtgctgctgctgcccgtcgCACTTGAGCCTGGCGCTGCCGTCGATGTCGGAGTCTGGCCAAAGAAAAAaggcgttgctgttgctgttgctgttgctgctgggtgcagcttttgttgtgtaGCTAGCTGAAGATGGACTTCCAAATCTGAACAAATCTGACGctggcgcaggcgcagcagcagctgcagctggaagaGCAGGTGTACGGCTCTTGCATTTTTCCCCCGTATCGGTATGGGCTCACCAAAGCTGTAGCTACGTTCTGATACGCCACTAGTCAGCAAGACAGaactgacactgccactggcataGGCTATAGTTGtagctgttggtgctgctgttgctgttgcacccACAAAGTTAACCGCAGGCATTGGGAATGCTGCTTGGGGCTTGGGACGCATCTGTAGATCCATCGTTGCGTTGGCCGCCACTGATGGCAGTGTCACGGCCCGCGGCAGCCTGCCCGACCAGCAGAGAAGGTCTCTTGTGGTTTTCCATAAGGCCATAAGCCCTACCTATTTTCTACTTAAAACACTGGAAAAGCTGTTGGATATATGCAAAAATCAGGAATCAGGTAGGACAGATGTCAACGAACCAGAATGCTTACACCAAAGGGAAATCGGTGGAAACGGCACTGCACCCATCGAGAAAGCCCGTCCACAACGAAAAGTATGCACTAGAAGTGTTCGTAGATATATCCGGAGCACTCACAGGCGCAATTATGGAACGCCTAGAAGCGATCAACATATTCATTAAGAACCGCCTGATGCAACTTACTCTCAGGGAGATATGTGAGTGGGCGAAAGAAGTAGGACTCAGTATTAACGCGTATCAACGCGGCCGAAAGTCGGCCAAACCAGGCTTGCACAGGTCAAATATCTGGCCACAGCAAACTGGGATGGAAATGTGTTGGAAAGGGTGCAGGAGGCCACCACTGCGCTGTATGCATCCAAGAAGATGCTCAGCAGCACGTGGGTTCTGTCATCCGCTCTAATGCACTGGATCCGCATCTCGGTGGTGCGACCAACTCTGTTGTACCATAAGCTAATGGAGAAAACTCAGCGACAGGTTCTCCTCTGCATCAGCAAAAGCACTCGAAACTCTACACGGAATAGACCCGCTGGACATCCACGCACGACTGATCGCAGGAAAGGCAGCACAGCGCCTAATTGCATCGCGAAGCCTGACGACACAGCGCTACGGGCATAGGGACATGGTCAGCTTTACTGTTTATATGACCCCCCAAACACAGACGTCTCCAAGCAGGCATCTATTGTACAAATCCTGAAATAAGGCCGTCATATAAGCTACCGTCAATCCCACCTGCAAAACTTCCTACTGCACCTACCGAGGAAGGACCGCAGATTACTGGTGTGAGTCCTCACAGGCCACTGTCTGGCTGCGGCGCA containing:
- the LOC117897727 gene encoding ubiquilin-1; protein product: MAEGGSKRINVVVKTPKDKKTVEVDEDSGIKDFKVLVAQKFEAEPEQLVLIFAGKIMKDTDTLKMHNIKDQLTVHLVIKSVTRNNEAPARAPADVRQTPFGLNQFGGLAGMEALGAGSNTFMDLQARMQNELLNNGDMLRSLMDNPLVQQMMNNPDTMRQLITSNPQMQDLMQRNPEITHMLNNPDLLRQTMELARNPSMLQELMRSHDRAMSNLESVPGGYSALQRIYRDIQEPMMNAATESFGRNPFAGLVEGGGGGSGGGVAGVNPQQGTENRNPLPNPWGGSGGGTATGNGTNSSTNGPTGQANRTGDQPPNNVLNTPAMRSLLQQMADNPTMMQNLLNAPYTRSMMDSMSQDPDMASRLLSSSPLLSNNPALQEQVRQMMPQFMAQMQNPEVMNMLTNPDAMNAILQIQQGMEQLRSAAPGLVGTMGIPPPPPGINTDPASGDGGLNSRTAPTNTNNSSVPNAGNNSVNAPAPALAPGGGPNAQLFNDFMTRMLNGMSTNADASQPPEVRYQSQLEQLAAMGFGNREANLQALIATFGDINAAVERLLAVNQLSLS